A genomic region of Trifolium pratense cultivar HEN17-A07 linkage group LG3, ARS_RC_1.1, whole genome shotgun sequence contains the following coding sequences:
- the LOC123915228 gene encoding two-component response regulator ORR26-like — protein sequence MAFSTDIHHLPDRFPEGLRVFIIDHDTTQLNAIADLCFQCNYEVTTCVAASFAVHLLRETKGSFDVIVIEAQMPDMDSYEFLQRVTQEIKIPIIMMGVDDTTNARMKSIEKGACEYWVKPLNVNHINNMWQHVVTIQDQDQICRILEVKTGLKIMKRNHETATKETNAYVLEKYSDNDHDQPPTKKNRLSWSDPKLKEQFLKVVNQLGIDKATPKHITKLMNVRGLTQSQVASHLQKVRLGLKGKSKKTKLKKELSKSGKHNQYHVPNNESLEVVQSMPMPMPEQNESVEVVQSMPMPEQNESVEVVQSMPAAEQDQNVVPNSANIQCDYNIPAQAQQHENVFDDFDISKLFTNETNMMVDGSSYLYDEAWHSSEYGTFDWC from the exons ATGGCTTTTTCCACTGACATCCATCACCTTCCCGACCGATTCCCGGAGGGTTTAAGAGTCTTTATCATTGATCATGACACCACTCAACTTAATGCCATTGCGGATTTGTGCTTTCAATGCAACTATGAAg TTACCACATGCGTTGCGGCTTCTTTTGCCGTGCATCTTTTGAGAGAAACAAAGGGTTCTTTTGATGTGATAGTAATTGAAGCTCAAATGCCGGACATGGATTCGTACGAATTTTTGCAACGTGTTACACAAGAAATCAAAATTCCAATCATAATGATGGGAGTTGATGACACAACAAATGCAAGAATGAAGTCCATTGAAAAAGGGGCATGTGAATATTGGGTTAAACCTTTGAATGTGAATCATATCAACAACATGTGGCAACATGTTGTAACGATTCAAGACCAAGATCAAATTTGTAGAATATTGGAGGTAAAAACAGgactaaaaataatgaagagaAATCATGAAACTGCAACAAAAGAAACCAATGCTTATGTTCTTGAAAAATATAGTGATAATGATCATGATCAACCTCCAACAAAGAAGAATCGTTTATCATGGTCAGACCCAAAACTTAAAGAACAATTTCTAAAAGTTGTGAATCAACTTGGCATAGATA AGGCAACGCCAAAACATATTACTAAATTGATGAATGTTCGGGGTTTGACACAAAGCCAGGTTGCTAGCCATTTGCAGAAAGTGAGACTTGGTTTGAAGGGTAAAAGTAAAAAGACAAAGTTAAAGAAGGAATTGTCAAAAAGTGGAAAGCATAATCAATATCATGTTCCTAATAATGAAAGCCTTGAAGTTGTTCAATCAATGCCAATGCCAATGCCTGAACAAAATGAAAGTGTTGAAGTTGTTCAGTCAATGCCAATGCCAGAACAGAATGAAAGTGTTGAAGTTGTTCAGTCAATGCCTGCTGCAGAACAGGACCAAAATGTTGTACCGAATTCAGCAAACATACAATGTGATTACAACATTCCTGCACAAGCACAACAGCATGAGAATGTGTTTGATGATTTTGATATTTCCAAATTGTTTACTAACGAAACCAACATGATGGTAGATGGTTCATCATACCTATATGATGAAGCATGGCATTCATCTGAATATGGCACATTTGATTGGTGTTAG
- the LOC123918961 gene encoding upstream activation factor subunit UAF30-like, with protein MLPQRMKKAITDNPKKLANLIDLVNLPSTLREFVGQSQTSRLSCFMRVWSYIKTNNLQDPNNKNVVNCDEKLKGILLGQPQVELAELPALIKLHFPKEPK; from the exons ATGCTTCCTCAGCGCATGAAGAAAGCTATTACTGATAACCCTAAAAAACTTGCTAACTTGATTGATCTTGTTAATCTTCCTTCTACTCTCAGAGAATTTGTTGGTCAATCTCAGACTTCTCGTTTGTCTTGTTTCATGCGTGTTTGGTCCTACATCAAAACCAACAATCTTCAG GATCCAAACAATAAGAATGTGGTCAACTGTGATGAGAAATTGAAAGGTATTTTACTTGGGCAACCTCAAGTTGAGTTAGCAGAACTTCCAGCACTTATCAAGCTGCATTTTCCAAAAGAGCCCAAGTGA
- the LOC123918962 gene encoding EH domain-containing protein 1-like, whose product MHIMEIDTIPIDSCSKENLTIYQEWFNYADSDGDGRFTGNEATKFFEMSHLSRQDLKQVWAIADSKREGYLGFKEFVISMQLVSLGQSGYSITHDLLTSDILRNAKPPTMEGLDALVAKKKRKHKDKDRAVSPLPSPSSKWFSAKSSKKVSANSVTSIIDGLKKLYIQKLKPLEVAYKFNDFVSPLLTNSDFDAKPMVMLLGQYSTGKTTFIKHMLQSSYPGAHIGPEPTTDRFVVVMHGPDERSIPGNTVAVQADMPFNGLTTFGTSFLSKFECSQMPHPLLEHITFVDTPGVLSGEKQRTQRSYDFTGVTSWFAAKSDLILLLFDPHKLDISDEFKRVISSLHGHDDKIRVVLNKADQVDTQQLMRIYGALMWSLGKVLNVPEVMRVYIGSFNDKPVSNTISGLLGNELFEREQEDLLTDLKDIPKKACDRKINEFVKRARAAKIHAYIISHLKKQMPAMMGKAKAQQKLIDNLEGEFAKVQREFHLPPGDFPDVEHFKEVLSGYNIDKFEKLKPQKIQAVDDMLAHDIPNLLKSFRNPYG is encoded by the exons atgCATATCATGGAGATTGATACAATTCCAATTGATTCTTGCTCGAAAGAGAATCTTACAATTTATCAAGAGTGGTTCAATTATGCAGATTCAG ATGGTGATGGTCGATTTACCGGGAATGAAGCCACCAAGTTTTTCGAAATGTCGCACTTGTCTCGACAAGACCTTAAACag GTGTGGGCTATTGCAGATTCAAAGCGAGAAGGATATCTCGGTTTCAAAGAATTTGTCATTTCTATGCAG CTTGTTTCTTTGGGACAATCTGGCTACTCAATAACACATGATCTTCTAACTAGTGATA TTTTGAGAAATGCTAAACCACCAACAATGGAAGGTTTGGATGCATTAGTTGCA AAGAAAAAGCGGAAACATAAAGATAAAGATAGGGCTG TCAGTCCTCTGCCATCGCCGTCAAGTAAGTGGTTTTCTGCAAAGTCTTCAAAAAAG GTGTCTGCTAACTCGGTGACATCAATTATTGATGGTTTGAAGAAACTTTACATTCAAAAGTTGAAGCCTTTAGAAGTTGCTTACAAATTCAACGATTTCGTATCTCCTTTACTC acaaatagtgattttgatgccAAACCTATGGTTATGCTTTTGGGTCAGTACTCAACTGGGAAAACAACTTTTATTAAACATATGCTTCAAAGTAGTTATCCAG GAGCTCATATTGGACCTGAACCAACAACCGATAGGTTTGTTGTTGTCATG CATGGACCTGATGAGAGAAGTATTCCCGGTAATACTGTTGCAGTACAAGCAGACATGCCATTTAATGGTCTTACAACTTTTGGCACGTCGTTTTTGTCCAAATTTGAGTGTTCTCAAATGCCTCATCCT CTACTTGAGCATATTACATTTGTGGACACTCCGGGAGTTCTATCAGGAGAAAAGCAACGGACACAAAGATCATATGATTTTACGGGTGTAACATCTTGGTTTGCTGCTAAGTCTGATTTAATACTCCTTCTATTTGATCCTCACAAACTTGATATCAGCGACGAGTTCAAACGTGTGATATCATCCCTACATGGGCATGATGATAAAATTCGAGTGGTTTTGAACAAGGCAGACCAAGTTGATACTCAACAA CTAATGAGGATTTATGGTGCATTAATGTGGTCACTTGGGAAAGTGCTCAACGTTCCAGAAGTCATGCGGGTGTATATAGG CTCCTTCAATGACAAGCCAGTAAGCAATACTATCAGTGGTCTACTTGGCAATGAACTCTTTGAAAGAGAACAAGAAGACCTTCTTACTGATCTAAAAGATATACCGAAGAAGGCTTGTGATCGAAAA ATCAATGAATTTGTAAAACGAGCTCGAGCGGCAAAGATACATGCATATATTATCAGTCATCTAAAGAAGCAAATGCCTGCAATGATGGGAAAAGCTAAAGCTCAACAAAAACTCATTGATAACTTGGAGGGGGAATTTGCAAAG GTACAAAGGGAGTTCCATTTACCGCCCGGAGACTTTCCAGATGTTGAACATTTTAAAGAGGTGTTGAGTGGTTATAACATCGACAAATTTGAGAAACTGAAACCGCAAAAAATACAAGCCGTGGATGACATGCTTGCTCACGACATTCCTAATCTCTTAAAGAGTTTTAGAAATCCATATGGTTAA
- the LOC123918963 gene encoding protein transport protein SEC13 homolog B: protein MPSQKVETGHQDTVHDVAMDYYGKRLATASSDHTIKIIGVSNSASQHLATLTGHQGPVWEVAWAHPKFGSLLASCSYDGRVILWKEGNQNEWVQAHVFDDHKSSVNSVAWAPHELGLCLACGSSDGNISIFTARADGGWDTSRIDQAHPVGVTSVSWAPAMAPGALVGSGLLDPVQKLCSGGCDNTVKVWKLSNGQWKMDCFPALQMHNDWVRDVAWAPNLGLPKSTIASASQDGKAIIWTVGKEGDHWEGRVLNDFKTPVWRVSWSLTGNILAVADGNNNVTLWKEAVDGEWQQVTTVEP from the coding sequence ATGCCTTCGCAGAAGGTTGAAACGGGTCATCAAGACACGGTCCATGATGTTGCAATGGATTACTATGGAAAGAGGCTGGCAACAGCTTCTTCGGATCACACAATTAAGATAATCGGTGTGAGCAATTCAGCCTCTCAGCATCTAGCAACTTTGACTGGTCACCAAGGACCTGTTTGGGAGGTCGCGTGGGCTCACCCTAAGTTTGGTTCTCTGCTTGCTTCGTGTTCCTATGATGGGCGTGTCATTCTTTGGAAGGAGGGTAACCAAAATGAATGGGTCCAAGCTCATGTTTTTGATGACCATAAGTCATCTGTGAATTCAGTTGCTTGGGCACCTCACGAATTGGGTCTCTGCTTGGCTTGTGGTTCGTCTGATGGGAATATATCTATATTCACTGCAAGAGCAGATGGTGGATGGGACACCTCAAGGATTGATCAGGCTCACCCAGTAGGTGTCACTTCTGTGTCTTGGGCTCCTGCAATGGCACCGGGGGCTCTTGTTGGTTCAGGGTTACTTGATCCGGTGCAGAAGCTTTGCTCCGGTGGTTGTGATAATACTGTTAAGGTGTGGAAGCTGAGCAACGGACAGTGGAAGATGGATTGCTTTCCTGCACTTCAGATGCATAATGATTGGGTTCGTGATGTTGCTTGGGCACCTAATTTGGGACTTCCGAAATCAACCATCGCTAGTGCATCACAGGATGGTAAAGCGATCATATGGACTGTAGGCAAAGAAGGGGATCATTGGGAAGGCAGGGTTTTGAATGATTTCAAGACCCCTGTTTGGAGGGTGTCATGGTCATTGACAGGAAATATACTGGCTGTTGCTGATGGAAACAACAATGTGACATTATGGAAAGAAGCAGTAGATGGGGAATGGCAACAGGTGACAACAGTGGAGCCATAG
- the LOC123918964 gene encoding putative F-box/FBD/LRR-repeat protein At1g78760: MKPKRQRYKDDDVKEDRLSNLPDFVLLHILSFVEDTKRAVQTCILSKRWKNIWKHLPSLTLNSSRFSNYKNFTKFVSRILSLREASTSLHSLDFQYHGIMESRLLKRIVKYAVSHNVQRLRIHINCHFHHFPTGVFSCHTLTSLDLYVGHPTTDEQLLFPNSLDLPALTSLSLNSFTFCVGDDGRVDPFSTLSSLNSLIIRRCKVRDANAHNLCISSATLVNLTIETGPYDYCKVELSTPILCTFDFVCTGGVPALCGSNNNLSSVKHVNINVKSFANCTEVSLVLLSWLVELANIKSLIITSSTLKVLSWLPELLEFEFRSLCNLKLLKLKTDMYTPLPLSIPNGTLYFLLQNSPSAKVEITC; this comes from the exons ATGAAGCCAAAAAGACAAAGATATAAAGACGATGATGTAAAAGAAGATAGGCTCAGTAATTTACCAGATTTCGTTTTACTTCACATACTCTCCTTTGTGGAGGACACCAAACGTGCAGTTCAAACTTGCATACTGTCCAAAAGATGGAAGAATATCTGGAAGCATCTTCCCTCTCTAACATTAAATTCCTCACGCTTTAGCAATTAcaagaattttacaaaatttgtgTCTCGTATTTTGTCTCTTCGCGAAGCGTCAACATCACTGCATTCTCTCGATTTTCAGTATCATGGTATTATGGAGTCTCGCCTACTTAAAAGGATTGTTAAATACGCTGTTTCACACAATGTCCAGCGATTACGAATCCATATCAATTGTCATTTTCACCACTTTCCAACTGGTGTCTTTTCATGTCACACACTAACCTCTCTTGACCTTTATGTTGGTCACCCTACAACGGATGAGCAATTATTATTTCCTAATTCTCTTGATTTGCCAGCATTAACCAGCCTATCTCTAAATTCATTTACCTTTTGTGTTGGCGATGATGGTCGTGTTGATCCTTTTTCCACATTAAGCAGTTTAAATAGTTTGATCATTCGGCGTTGTAAAGTTCGTGATGCAAATGCACATAACCTCTGCATATCAAGTGCCACACTTGTCAATTTAACTATTGAAACAGGTCCCTATGACTATTGCAAAGTTGAGTTATCTACTCCAATTCTTTGCACCTTTGACTTTGTTTGTACCGGGGGTGTTCCTGCTCTCTGTGGGAGCAACAACAATCTATCTTCTGTCAAACATGTAAATATTAATGTAAAGAGTTTTGCGAATTGTACAGAGGTTTCACTGGTGCTACTCAGCTGGCTGGTTGAGCTTGCGAATATCAAATCATTGATAATCACTTCTTCTACTCTTAAG GTTCTCTCGTGGCTTCCTGAATTATTGGAGTTTGAGTTCCGTTCCTTGTGTAACTTGAAGTTACTTAAACTAAAAACCGACATGTACACGCCTTTACCTTTATCCATACCTAATGGAACATTGTACTTTTTGCTTCAAAACTCACCCTCAGCAAAGGTTGAAATCACATGTTGA